The Anaerotignum propionicum DSM 1682 sequence AGAAAAATAGGTGCAGAAAATATCTATTTTAAGATGGCCGGTTATGATCAGGTAGATTTGGAACGGGTGCTTAGAATGGCTTGTGCAAATGAGGTGGATATGGTTACGTTGGATGGTGCCGGGGGTGGCTCGGGATACAGCCCTTCTAAGATGATGAATGAGTGGTCTTATCCCACCATTGTTCTAGAAAAAAAGGTGGTAGAGATTTGTAGAAGGTTGAAAAAAGAAGGTTTAAATTTGCCTGCAATTACAATTACCGGTGGTTTTGCCAGTGAAGATCAGGTGTTTAAGGCACTGGCTCTTGGGGAAGGGTTTATCACATCTGTAGGGTTGTGCAGATCGGCTATGGCCGCCGCTATGACAGGTCGTAAAATTGGTGAAGAAATCAAGGCAGGCAAAATTCCTGAATTGTTCAAAGCTTTCGGGAAAACTGTAGAGGAAATTTATAGTGACTTGCCTGATTTGCGGTCAATTTATGGTAAAGAAGCGGAAACCTTTTCAACAGGTGCCATTGGGGTATTCTCTTATTTAAATAAAATTGGCTTTGGTATTCAGCACTTCGCGGCCTTGAACCGAAAGTTCGATGTATCTCTTCTGAATTGCGGTGACTTAATTCCCCTAACAGGGGAAAGTGAACTGCTGTTACAGAAATAGAAATCCGAAACGATAATCTAAGAAAATCAATATAAAAAATAGGCTCATATGAGCCTATTTTTTATATAAGAAGAATGTTATTTGCATAAAAGGAAATATAAGTCGTTTACATTTGTTCCTGTAGGACCTGTCATGACTAATGCGTCAGCAAGAGCCAAGGCCTTATTAGAATCATTTTCTGCCAGAATTGCATCGATGGAAATACCTTTCTGGTCTAAAATTTCTTTTGTGTGACCATCCACTAGACCTCCAGCGGCATCGGTAGGGCCGTCGGTACCATCTGAACCAACTGCACAGACTGCAATATTTTCCATTCCAACAATGGATGCGGCGGCGGATAGTGCAAGTTCTTGATTTCTTCCGCCTTTGCCTTTTCCGGTAATGCGCACAATGGTTTCCCCTCCGCAAATAATGACACATGGCGGTTTTAATGGAAACCCATCTTTTTGAATTGTTTTACCCATGGAAGCCAATAGGCGACCCGCTTCTTTTGCTTCACAATCTACGAAGGTGGAAAGGATGAGGGGGTTATAGCCTAGGTGCTTAGCCTCCTCAGCCGCTGCTAGGCAAAGCTCTTTTACACTTCCTGTAATCAGCATTGTATTATTCACAACTTCTTTGGGGGTTTCAATACAAAGCTCTTTTTTCATTTCATCAGTCAGTTTAAGGCCATATTTTTCCACGATGGCAAACGCTTCAGCGGAGGTTGAAAAATCAGCACATGTGGGGCCGGAAGCAATGGAATCGGGTCTATCTCCCAGAATATCACTAAGGGCGATGGTGTAAACATTAGCTGGAGCACACAGTGTGGCAAATTTTCCGCCTTTTACAGCA is a genomic window containing:
- a CDS encoding glycerate kinase type-2 family protein, encoding MATIKEDAYKIIQSSIKRVLPDSAVKRALAGQTFQGEVIVIAIGKAAWNMANAAAEILGERIKEGIVLTKYEHSQGDIKGFCILEAAHPLPDENTIVGTAKIIEAVSNLSPMDTVIFLVSGGGSALFEKPAGNLKLDDFLQITDQLLKCGADIVEINTIRKHLSAVKGGKFATLCAPANVYTIALSDILGDRPDSIASGPTCADFSTSAEAFAIVEKYGLKLTDEMKKELCIETPKEVVNNTMLITGSVKELCLAAAEEAKHLGYNPLILSTFVDCEAKEAGRLLASMGKTIQKDGFPLKPPCVIICGGETIVRITGKGKGGRNQELALSAAASIVGMENIAVCAVGSDGTDGPTDAAGGLVDGHTKEILDQKGISIDAILAENDSNKALALADALVMTGPTGTNVNDLYFLLCK